A window of Pseudomonas denitrificans (nom. rej.) genomic DNA:
ATCTTTACGGCGCGGTGCTCTCCATCGTCACCTCGATCCAGACCTTCGCCGGCAGCTGGACGCCCAGCGTGCGGGTGCGCGTGGTGCTGTCTTCGGTGGTGCTGGCGGGCAGTTGCCTGATGGCGCTGGGCGCCTCGGCCAACTTCATCTCGCAGTTCATCGGCCTGATTCTGGCGATGCTGATCGTGCTGGTGCCCTGGGCCTCGATCAACCTGATCGACTTCTACCTGATCAAGCGTGGCCGCTACGACATCAACTCGATCTTCCGCCGCGACGGTGGCGTGTACGGGCGCTTCAACCCGCACGCGATCATTGCCTACTTCATCGGCATCATCGTGCAGCTGCCGTTCGCCAATACCTCGCTGTTCGTCGGCCCGTACGCCAACTACATCGACGGGGTGGACCTGTCGTGGCTGGTCGGCCTGCTGGTGACCGTCCCGCTGTACTACTGCCTGGCCACCCGCGGCCAGGCCCGCGAAGTCGGCCAGCCGGTGGCGCTGGGGATCGCGGAATAAGGTTTCGACCTGGGTTTTACACTCTCTGCCCTGCCGGGTTTCGGTGGGGCTTTTTTTTTGCCTGTGCGGTATAGCGCCTGATCCGCTATCGACTGCCTGGGCGTTGGTATTTCTGCGCCGCGTCGGAGTGCGCGCTGAGCCTGTAGTTTCGCCCCCTCGGGCGACCTACTTTGGCAAACGCCCCAAAGTAGGCAAAGGTCTTGCCCCGGACATCCGGTTTTTCGCTTAGGCGAAAAATTCCCTCGTTGAAGCGGAGTTTCAGGGGCACGCTGCGAAGGGCCGTCCCTGGCCCATCGCAGCTCTCGCGACATCCATGTCGCTCAACCCCTGAAACTCCGCTTCAACGAGGCCTCCTGAACGGGGCAGTCGGCGCGTGTGGATACTTCTCTGGAAGCCTCATTAAAGCCAGAGCCAGAGCCAGAGCGGTACTGAGCGGGCCATGCCCGCGATCCGTCGGCAGGGCCGACGGCAATCCCGCTCGCCCATGGCTGGGGCCTTACCCCTCGAACCCCTCGACGATGACGATATCCGCCTTCGCCACGCCCTGCCGGTGCGCGCAGGCTTCCTGGTATTCCGCCGAGCGGTAGCAGGCCACCGCCTGCTCATAGGAATCGAACTCGATCACCACGCTACGCTGAGGAGTAGGGCGCCCCTCGAGGGCCTCTGAACGGCCGCCACGGGCGAGGAACTTGCCGCCGTACCTGGCGAAGGCCGCCGGGGCGCGGCGGGTGTATTCGCTGTATTGCTCCGGGTCGGTGATATCGACGTGAGCGATCCAGTAAGCCTTCATGTTCACCTCTGCTTGCTGCTGTTTCGGATAAGAAATGTATTATGGTATACCAGATTTTTTCATCCACGATCCAGCCGAGTACCGCACCATGCCGTTCGACCGCATCGAAGACATCATCGAAGACTACCGCCAGGGCAAGATGGTGCTCCTGGTCGACGACGAAGACCGTGAAAACGAGGGCGACCTGCTGCTCGCTGCCGAGCGCTGCACGCCCGAGGCGATCAACTTCATGGCCCGTGAGGCGCGTGGGCTGATCTGCCTGACGCTGACCGACGAGCACTGCGCCCGCCTGGGCCTGGAGCAGATGGTGCCGGCCAACGGCAGCGCCTATTCCACCGCCTTCACCGTGTCCATCGAGGCGGCCACCGGCGTTTCCACCGGCATCTCCGCCGCCGACCGCTCGCACACCGTGATCACCGCCGTGCAGCCGGGCGCCCGCGCCGAGGACCTGGTGCAGCCCGGCCACATCTTCCCCCTGCGCGCCCGCGAAGGCGGCGTGCTGACCCGCGCCGGCCACACCGAGGCGGGCTGTGACCTGGCGCGCCTGGCGGGGCTGACCCCGGCCTCGGTGATCGTCGAAGTCATGAACGACGATGGCAGCATGGCCCGGCGACCGGACCTGGAAGCCTTCGCCAAGCGCCACGGCATCCGCATCGGCACCATTGCCGACCTGATCCACTATCGCCTGAGCAACGAGCACACCGTCGCGCGCATCGGCGAGAGCGAGTTGCCCACCGTGCACGGCACCTTCCGCCTGGTCACCTACGAGGACCGCATCGAAGGCGGCGTGCACATGGCCATGGTGATGGGCGACATCAAGCGCGACGAGCCAACCCTGGTGCGCGTGCACGTGATCGACCCGCTGCGCGACCTGGTCGGCGCCGAGTACACCGGGCCGAAGAACTGGACCCTCTGGGCCGCCCTGCAGAAGGTCGCCGAGGTCGGTCACGGCGTGGTCGTGGTGCTGGCCAACAACGAATCCTCCCAGGCGCTATTGGCTCGCGTGCCGCAGCTCACCCAGGCGCCGCGGCAGTTCACCCGCTCGCAGTCGCGCATCTATTCCGAGGTCGGCACTGGCGCGCAGATCCTGCAGGACATCGGCGTCGGCAAGATCCGCCACCTGGGTGCGCCGCTGAAGTACGCCGGGCTCACCGGCTACGACCTGGAAGTGGTGGAGACGCTGCCTTTCGAAGGCTGATCCGTTCGTCCGCTCGCCGTGCTGGCTTTTCGCCAGGAAAATTCAGCACGGTGAGGGTGAAAAAAGATTTCCTTTTCAATCAACCACCTGCGCAACACGAGGAACGACGGGGTGTACACCAAGCTTCGCTGCCACGATGGCCGGTGTCGCCGGGGACTTGCGGAAAGTTTGGAATACCATAATATGAC
This region includes:
- a CDS encoding DUF1330 domain-containing protein, translated to MKAYWIAHVDITDPEQYSEYTRRAPAAFARYGGKFLARGGRSEALEGRPTPQRSVVIEFDSYEQAVACYRSAEYQEACAHRQGVAKADIVIVEGFEG
- the ribBA gene encoding bifunctional 3,4-dihydroxy-2-butanone-4-phosphate synthase/GTP cyclohydrolase II — encoded protein: MPFDRIEDIIEDYRQGKMVLLVDDEDRENEGDLLLAAERCTPEAINFMAREARGLICLTLTDEHCARLGLEQMVPANGSAYSTAFTVSIEAATGVSTGISAADRSHTVITAVQPGARAEDLVQPGHIFPLRAREGGVLTRAGHTEAGCDLARLAGLTPASVIVEVMNDDGSMARRPDLEAFAKRHGIRIGTIADLIHYRLSNEHTVARIGESELPTVHGTFRLVTYEDRIEGGVHMAMVMGDIKRDEPTLVRVHVIDPLRDLVGAEYTGPKNWTLWAALQKVAEVGHGVVVVLANNESSQALLARVPQLTQAPRQFTRSQSRIYSEVGTGAQILQDIGVGKIRHLGAPLKYAGLTGYDLEVVETLPFEG